The Insulibacter thermoxylanivorax genomic sequence GTGCCCGGCGTCGGCGGTATCAAACGCTACGAAGACGATCCGTATATCGGCGGCAATCCATGGATCCTGACAACCTTATGGCTGTGTCAGTACCGCATCCTGCAAGGCCGCTTGGATGACGCACGGCGTCTGTTGCAATGGGCCATCGATCATCAGACTGAACTGGGGCTGCTCCCCGAACAGATCGACCGCGAAACCGGACAAACCGCCTGGGTCGTTCCCTTGACCTGGTCTCATGCGATGTTCATCCTCGCCGTCCATATGCTGGCAGATGCAGAACAAGCGCAGCGCTGACTGAAGCGCTTCATATGCACAAAGCCGTTCCCGTCTATGTCATGCATAGACAGGAACGGCTTATGTATGTTACCGACTGTTACTCGATGCCTGACACGATACTTTCTGTCGTCTCACACATGGATCACGTCTCTACACAGGCTGAGATGACAAGATTTGTTGTCTCACGCTCGAGCTGTACCTCAGCGCAGGTTGAGACGGCAAGATCTATCGTCTCACGCTCGAGCACGCCCCTGCACGGGCTGAGTCGACAAGATCTGTCGTCTCACGTTCGTAGCACGCCCCTGCACGGGCTGAGTCGACAAGATCTGTCGTCTCACACGCGACCACGCCTCTACACAAACTGAGACGACACATCGTGTCGTCTCACCATCAGAGTCCGTCTCAGCGCATGCACGCTCCCCATGCGCCGTATATATAAATTTCTTCATCTCCCTGGAAACTTCTCTCTACAACACTGTCTCTAACTCAAACTCGCTTGTTCGCTCTTCATTCGCTCTATCTCAACTTCTCTATTACCACGATCTTAAGAAACTCATCGCATCCTGAATCTCATCGAGATAGCCCATCCAATTAGCAACGACTAGCACGTCCAAGAACAGGAACAACAACAGTGCCACTGCAGAAAATCCAATTCCCAGTTTATTGGTGCGATCGTGTCTCAGGAGACGAATGAATCCCCAAGCGATCAAGATCGTGAAGCCGAACATGAACAAATCCCACAATTGAAACGCTTGCGCAAATGTTCCTGCTGCTTCACCATTGGCAGCTGCAAGGTACATCCGAAGACCCTCCTTCAATTCATAGCGATCAGTTAACAACGCTGTAACTTATGTATGATGGTTATGCGCGAAGCATCAATCCTTCCAGCGACGATGTTCGCAGCAAGGGCTGACAAGCCCAGTATAGTTATGATTCATCTTCATATATGTTATCCATCTATGTATGGAATTGCAAGACAAAAATCACGCCTGTAACATCTTTGTAAAACTTATGTGCGGTTTTTGCCTTGATTTTCTCGTTTGTGTCGTACAAAGATCACTGATCAGCATTCATTCAGGTGCAAAAAAAGAGGGCCAGTCCCTCAGGACTGAACCCTCTCCATAACCACATTGCTATATCTTGAACGCCCGTATCAATGCACGTTCGTCGCTTCAGCTTCAGCTTCAGCCTCAGTCTCAGCATCAGTTTCAGCTTTATCTTCAGCTGCAGCCTCGGCCAGTTTGCGCATGCGTTCGCGATCGCGTTCCAGGATTGGCTTCAGATATTTGCCTGTATACGACCGCTCATTCTCGACCAGTTCTTCAGGCGTGCCGGTGCCGATCACCGTTCCCCCGTTATGACCGCCCTCCGGTCCCAGATCGATGATGTAATCGGCGGTCTTGATCACGTCGAGGTTATGCTCGATGACGAGCACGGTATCCCCGTTCTCCACCAACCGGTGCAGAACATTCAACAGGCGGTTCACATCCTCAAAATGCAGCCCCGTCGTCGGTTCATCCAGGATGTAGAAGGTCTTGCCCGTGCTGCGCCGGTACAACTCCGCGGCCAGCTTGACGCGCTGCGCCTCGCCTCCCGACATCGTCGTGGACGACTGACCCAGCTTCATGTAGCCAAGACCGACATCATACAAGGTCTGCAGCTTGCGATGAATGCGCGGGATATTCTTGAAGAATTCCACCGCATCCTCGACGGTCATATTCAGAACATCGGCGATGTTCTTGCCCTTGTAGCGAACTTCCAGCGTCTCGCGGTTGTACCTCAAGCCTTTGCATACTTCGCAAGGAACATAGACATCGGGCAGGAAATGCATCTCAATCTTGATGATCCCGTCACCCTTGCACGCTTCGCATCGTCCGCCGCGGACATTGAAGCTGAAACGGCCCTTCTTGTAACCGCGGATCTTCGCTTCATTGGCGGACGCGAAGACATCGCGGATATCATCGAATACTCCGGTATAAGTGGCAGGGTTAGAGCGCGGTGTGCGGCCGATCGGCGACTGATCGATATCAACGACCTTATCAAGATGTTCCAATCCCTTGATCTCCTTGAATTGGCCCGGTTTCTGCTTGGCGCGGTTTAATTCCTTGGCCAGCGCCTTATAGAGAATCTCATTGACCAAGGTACTCTTGCCGGAGCCGGACACCCCGGTTACACATACGAACACGCCGAGCGGAATCTTCACGTTGATGTTCTTGAGGTTGTTCTCCTTCGCACCGCGGATCTCGATCCATTTGCCGTTCGGCTTCCTCCGCTTTTCCGGCAGCGGAATGAACTTGCGTCCGCTGAGGTAGGCCGCCGTCAGCGAAGTGGGATGCGCCATCACCTCCTGCGGCGTCCCCTGTGCGACGACTTCCCCGCCGTGGATGCCCGCCCCGGGTCCAATGTCGATCAGATAATCCGCAGCCAGCATCGTATCCTCGTCATGCTCTACGACGATCAGCGTATTGCCCAGATCGCGCATATCCTCCAATGCTCGGATCAACCGTTCATTGTCCCGCTGATGCAGACCGATGCTCGGTTCATCCAAGATATAGAGCACGCCCATCAAGCTGGAACCGATCTGCGTTGCGAGCCGAATCCGCTGGGCTTCCCCGCCGGATAACGTCCCCGCCGAACGGCTGAGCGTCAGGTAGTTCAGACCGACGTTATTCAGGAACCCTAAGCGTGAACGGATCTCCTTCAAGATCTGGTTCGCGATCATGGCCTCTTTGTCATTCAGCTGCAGATTGTTGAAGAACCGGTCCGCTTCCTCAATCGACAAATCCGTCACATGGGCGATGTTATACCCATTGATCGTAACGGCGAGAACCTCAGGTCTGAGCCGCTTGCCCTTACAAGCCTCACAAGGGCTTGTGCTCATATATTGTTCGATATACTCGCGGATGCTGTCCGAAGGCGATTCGCGATAGCGCCGCTCTAAATTATTGATGATTCCTTCGAAGGGAACCTCCGCCTCACGGGAGCGGCCGAATTCATTCTCATATCGGAAAGTGATCTTCTCGCCCTTCGAACCGTAGAGGATGATGTTCATCTGCTCCTTCGTCAGTTCGCTGACCGGCACATCCGTCGGAATGTTGAAATGACGGCAGGCCGAAGCGAGCAGCTGCGGATAATAGGTCGATGTACTGCCCGCCCAAGCTTCGAAGGCACCATCCTCGATCGAGCGCGAGGGATCCGGGACAAGCAGGTCGGGGTCGACGACCATCTTGCTGCCCAAGCCGTCGCATGACGGACAAGCACCGTAGGGACTGTTAAAGGAAAACATCCGCGGCGAAAGCTCCTCCATGCTGAATCCGCACTCCGGGCAGGAGAGGTTCGCGTTGAACATCAGTTCTTCCTCACCGATGACATCGATCAGCACGCGTCCGCCGCCCAGCTTCAACGCCTGTTCCAGGGAATCCGTCAGCCGCGACTGGATATCTTCCTTTATCACGATACGGTCCACTACAACCTCGATCGAGTGCTTCTTGTTCTTGTCGAGTTTGATCGGTTCGCCGAGATCCATAAGCTCGCCGTTCACCCGCACACGGACATATCCCTGCTTGTGAATATCCTCCAGGAGTTTCACGTGTTCACCCTTACGCCCAGATACGACAGGAGCCAGGATCTGCATGCGTGTCCGCTCCGGATATTCCATCAGCCGGTCCACCATCTGGTCAACGGTCTGCGACGTGATCTCGATGCCGTGCACTGGACAGTGCGGCCGGCCGATCCGTGCGAACAGCAAGCGCAGGTAATCGTAGATCTCCGTGACGGTGCCGACGGTCGAGCGGGGGTTGCGGCTCGTCGTCTTCTGGTCAATGGAGATCGCCGGCGACAACCCCTCGATCGAATCGACATCCGGCTTATCCATCTGACCGAGGAATTGCCGGGCATACGCCGACAGGGACTCGACATAACGCCGTTGTCCCTCTGCATAGATCGTATCGAAGGCAAGTGAAGACTTGCCGGAACCGCTGATGCCTGTCACGACGATCAACTTGTCGCGGGGAATCGTTAAGTTGATATTCTTCAGATTATGGGCCCTTGCCCCTTTGATTACGATATGGTCTCTTGCCAAGCCGAACATCCTTTCTATATCGCCTAATCAGCGCCTATCTTTGCCAACCCATATATATCAGCCTATCTATATCAGCCTATCTATACCAGCCTATCTATACCAGCCTATCTATACCAGCCTACCTAAATCAACCTGCCTATACCAACCTATCTAAGTCTAAATATCAACTTATCTATGGCCGTCTAATCAATCAAATCAGTCTAATCAGCCCATCCTGTCTATCCTGTATGCCTATCCCGGGTTTTCATGTGCAATGCCGCTTAGCCGTCCGCGGCCATCTCCCAGCTCGCACGGACGGCTTGCTTATCGTTATTCCTGTGCTTTGAGTTCGAGGATCGCATCCCGCAGTTCAGCTGCACGCTCAAACTGCAGGTGCTTGGCCGCTTCCTTCATCTCTTCTTCCAGGCGTTCGATCAACCGCTGACGATCGCGCTTCGACATCTTCCCCTTGGCGGCTTCGGTGAGATAATCCGCCTTCTCCTCGGCTGCCTTCGTCGCTTCGATGACATCCTGTACTTTCTTGCGAATCGTCTGCGGCGTGATGCCGTACTTCTCATTATGGGCGATCTGGATCCTGCGGCGCCGTGCCGTCTCATCGATCGCCTTCTGCATCGATTCCGTGATCGTGTCCGCATACATGATGACACGGCCGTCGGCGTTCCGCGCGGCGCGTCCGATCGTCTGGATCAGCGAGCGTTCAGCACGGAGGAAGCCTTCCTTGTCTGCGTCCAGTATAGCGACCAGAGATACCTCGGGCAGATCCAGCCCCTCACGCAGCAAGTTGATGCCGACCAGCACATGGAACTCGCCGAGCCGCAGATCGCGCAGGATCGCCATCCGCTCCAGCGTCTTGATATCCGAGTGCAGGTAGCGGACCTTGATGCCGATCTCCTTCATGTAATCGGTCAGGTCCTCGGCCATCTTCTTCGTCAACGTGGTCACCAGGACGCGCTCATCCTTCGCGATGCGGTCGTGGATCTCATTGATCAGATCATCGATCTGTCCCTTCGTCGGCCTTACTTCTACGACAGGATCTAGCAGCCCCGTCGGCCGGATGATCTGTTCGACGATCTGCTCGCTGTGTTCCAATTCATAAGGCCCCGGCGTCGCTGATACATAGATGACTTGATTGATCTTCTGTTCGAATTCATCAAATCGCAGCGGCCGGTTGTCGAGGGCCGATGGCAGGCGGAAGCCGTGTTCTACGAGCACTTCCTTGCGCGCCCGGTCCCCGTTGTACATCGCGCGGATCTGCGGAATCGTCACGTGGGACTCATCGATGATCAGCAGCATATCATCAGGGAAGTAATCGAACAGAGTATAAGGCGTAGCCCCGCGTTCACGGAAGGTCAGAGGTCCGGAGTAGTTCTCGATGCCCGAGCAGAATCCCATCTCCTGCATCATCTCGATATCATAACGCGTCCGCTGCTCTAAGCGCTGAGCTTCGAGCAGTTTGCCCTGACTGCGCAGCTCTTCTAACCGCTCTTCCAGCTCTCGCTCGATATTCTTAAGCGCAACCTTCAACGTTTCTTCCCGCGTTACGAAGTGGGACGCCGGGAAGATCGCCACGTGTTCGCGCAGACCGATGATCTCGCCGGTCAGCACATCGATCTCGGTGATCCGGTCGATCTCATCACCGAACAGTTCAACGCGGATAGCATGCTCATGCGTCGAGACCGGGAAAATCTCGATGGTATCGCCGCGCACGCGGAAGGTCCCGCGCACGAAGTTGATATCATTGCGC encodes the following:
- the uvrA gene encoding excinuclease ABC subunit UvrA, producing MARDHIVIKGARAHNLKNINLTIPRDKLIVVTGISGSGKSSLAFDTIYAEGQRRYVESLSAYARQFLGQMDKPDVDSIEGLSPAISIDQKTTSRNPRSTVGTVTEIYDYLRLLFARIGRPHCPVHGIEITSQTVDQMVDRLMEYPERTRMQILAPVVSGRKGEHVKLLEDIHKQGYVRVRVNGELMDLGEPIKLDKNKKHSIEVVVDRIVIKEDIQSRLTDSLEQALKLGGGRVLIDVIGEEELMFNANLSCPECGFSMEELSPRMFSFNSPYGACPSCDGLGSKMVVDPDLLVPDPSRSIEDGAFEAWAGSTSTYYPQLLASACRHFNIPTDVPVSELTKEQMNIILYGSKGEKITFRYENEFGRSREAEVPFEGIINNLERRYRESPSDSIREYIEQYMSTSPCEACKGKRLRPEVLAVTINGYNIAHVTDLSIEEADRFFNNLQLNDKEAMIANQILKEIRSRLGFLNNVGLNYLTLSRSAGTLSGGEAQRIRLATQIGSSLMGVLYILDEPSIGLHQRDNERLIRALEDMRDLGNTLIVVEHDEDTMLAADYLIDIGPGAGIHGGEVVAQGTPQEVMAHPTSLTAAYLSGRKFIPLPEKRRKPNGKWIEIRGAKENNLKNINVKIPLGVFVCVTGVSGSGKSTLVNEILYKALAKELNRAKQKPGQFKEIKGLEHLDKVVDIDQSPIGRTPRSNPATYTGVFDDIRDVFASANEAKIRGYKKGRFSFNVRGGRCEACKGDGIIKIEMHFLPDVYVPCEVCKGLRYNRETLEVRYKGKNIADVLNMTVEDAVEFFKNIPRIHRKLQTLYDVGLGYMKLGQSSTTMSGGEAQRVKLAAELYRRSTGKTFYILDEPTTGLHFEDVNRLLNVLHRLVENGDTVLVIEHNLDVIKTADYIIDLGPEGGHNGGTVIGTGTPEELVENERSYTGKYLKPILERDRERMRKLAEAAAEDKAETDAETEAEAEAEATNVH
- the uvrB gene encoding excinuclease ABC subunit UvrB, with amino-acid sequence MSQFVVTDRPFELVSDFQPQGDQPKAIEQLVEGLNRGMKHQTLLGATGTGKTFTIAHTIARMNRPTLVIAHNKTLAAQLCSEFKEFFPNNAVEYFVSYYDYYQPEAYIPHTDTYIEKDSSINDEIDKLRHSATSALFERRDVIIVASVSCIYGLGSPLEYREQVLSLRVGMERSREEILHRLVDIQYQRNDINFVRGTFRVRGDTIEIFPVSTHEHAIRVELFGDEIDRITEIDVLTGEIIGLREHVAIFPASHFVTREETLKVALKNIERELEERLEELRSQGKLLEAQRLEQRTRYDIEMMQEMGFCSGIENYSGPLTFRERGATPYTLFDYFPDDMLLIIDESHVTIPQIRAMYNGDRARKEVLVEHGFRLPSALDNRPLRFDEFEQKINQVIYVSATPGPYELEHSEQIVEQIIRPTGLLDPVVEVRPTKGQIDDLINEIHDRIAKDERVLVTTLTKKMAEDLTDYMKEIGIKVRYLHSDIKTLERMAILRDLRLGEFHVLVGINLLREGLDLPEVSLVAILDADKEGFLRAERSLIQTIGRAARNADGRVIMYADTITESMQKAIDETARRRRIQIAHNEKYGITPQTIRKKVQDVIEATKAAEEKADYLTEAAKGKMSKRDRQRLIERLEEEMKEAAKHLQFERAAELRDAILELKAQE